Part of the Mya arenaria isolate MELC-2E11 chromosome 8, ASM2691426v1 genome, GACACTGGACTTTACCCAGCCACCTGCATTCTTACGGGAGACCATCTCAACATTAGGGTCATACAACCAGGTGAGGGGTCTTCAAAAGCCTTTGGGATAGCAATTGTAAGACTTGTTAATACCCAAAACTTAACATTATATTAACTGTggtcataaaatgaaaaatagagTATATATTCAACAGTTTAACCAGTCACAACATTTGAACCAGTTATACTAGTAACAACAGATTAACAGACACAATAGtttaataaattacaacaaTTAAACCAGTCACAGTTAAACCAGTCACAACAGTTAAACAAGTTACAACAGCTAAACCAGTCACAGCaatgtaattaattattattataacagttAAACCAGTCACAGTTTAACTGGTAACAACAGTTAAATCTGCTAATTTAACCAGTTACAACAGTTCAACCTGTCAAACCCCTTACAACAGTAAAACCATTCACAAGTTAAATCAGTTACACAGTTATACGACTATACTCCCAGCaaaactattgaaaaagtgtcttcttacAGTTGTAAGCAGATCATGCACGAGAATTTTGAGTAATTCCACTAGCAGatacattgtattaaaaaagACCATGATAACTATCTAATGTTAATCTTTTGgaaataatatttctatttatcttttaataaatctgtatttatttatttattaatgcatttatttgctcactaatattttcaatacacttatcgttgtaTAATCATATACAGTTTCTCGTTTTTccttcaaaagtgtcctcttacagacgttAGAAACCACTTCACTAGGACAGACACCAATTTTATCTTGGCTTGGCCTCAGacaaaattggtgttcgtcctagcAAAACCGCTTCTTACATCTGTAggaggacacttttgaagaaaaactggTACTGTATCTATAACTTAAACCCATTACAACATTTTAGCCTGTCATAACAGTTAAATCAGTCACACAGTTGAACCAATAACAACAGTCAAATCTGTCAAGAGTTGTGAAAGTTAAACCGGTCACAACaactaaattaatgaaaagaaTAAAATGTCATGGACCATTAAACATGGACTAAGATTCAATagattatattattaaacaactTAACTCATTAATTATTGAGGACATgcattattgattttaagtaTCATGTCACTAGTATACATGACTATGCAAGTCTTTTATTATATTAGTAGACTTTTGTTATGGCATTCCATCTtgaatttgtaaattattttaattttaaacaggtCAAACTCCACCAGAGAGCGAAAACATTTTTGCACGATTTGAAGAAGACAACCACTGGATTTTAGTGGAGACTCAAATCGAATCCCTCAGAGATGTCTTGCTGAAAAGCAAGGAGACCAATATGCCTGTACAAGAAACCATCATATGGAAAGCCTTGTCCAGCTTAGTTTCTTACATCAAGTCCAATGACGTTCAACCAAATGCTCATTTGTCTACTGATTGTATCAAAATTTCTGGTAGCAAGTATTACATAGAAATCTTGGATGGAACTCAGAATGACATGCCAGTTGATGCAACAGCCAATGCCACATATGAGGCACCAGAAGTTTTAACAAATGAAGATCCTGATACCAGGGCCCTTGTTTGGTCAATTGGCTGTATTGCATATGAAGCACTGGCCCTGGAACCAGCATATTATGACCCAACTGGCACCAATCCATTTGCCGCATACCAGAATGTAATGGCAGGAGTTATTCCCCCTATGCCAACAAATGGGAGTACAGAGTTGCAGGACTTGATTTCTAAGTGTCTGGTGGCCAATAAAGACAACAGAATCACCCTAGATGACCTTCAAACCCTTCTAAGCAGCCACTTGTAGTACATCTTTATTTATCTGTGAGAATGATTTAAACTTGTAGAACAATACTACTTATCTGTGATATAAATTACtgtgatgatttattttaatactttttacacatttttcattgttgacaagattttataatatatttctagTGCAAATAAATGGAAATAGATACGCTAACTGTCACTTTCTTTACTGTGTATGACCCTTTATGATAAAGAACATGGACAGGTTTGAACAAGTGAAGTGGGGCTGATATTGGaattctttctttaaaatagtttgtaaaGCCTATGGGACAATTTTGAGCCCATCACAGTTCACATGACATCTTCCTTCTAGTTAATGTTCattacattcaatttaaaaacatagacacatttttcaaatggtTTAACCTACCGGTACAATTTTTGGATTGCTGGAGATGAGGTCGGCGCTGGTTACGTGACGTGTGACATCATCCTGGCATTTCACGTCCATGGTAAACTCGACAGAGCAGTCTGGGCAGAAATCCTCACATGTACAGTCCTGGGAGAAAATGAAGTGTAtaatttaacaaacatgttatcCCCTTCGTAGCAATGCAtactattgaaaaaaaatgccttAGTCTTATAATATCAAGATACATGCATTATTTCTAACCTACCACTCAGATTCATCAATTATTTATCTCCACCCTCAACGAtggaaatacataatataataaatattacttaagtaatactacagtaaaactgcaatctcTCGAGGATTTTGGGACCCGAGCTAAAATCTCAAGTGATCTGATGTTTGTAAAGCGACCCAAGTTTCCATTTTAATGGTCAGGATTAAGCCTCGACCTTGACCAATCCACAGTTCTCAAACGATCGCCTGTTCAAATGATTGCAGTTTAACTGTAAAGTTAAGGTAGGCAAATGTACTGATAATTCAGACAACAGCTACCATTTT contains:
- the LOC128243091 gene encoding serine/threonine-protein kinase Nek10-like, which produces MHPHVSLFFHSRMSAPLAFNPLTGCPYQAPSAINTHSLQHLCRHTIVNCVGLKNIHKVEQLPLPPRLKGQVSSLSLVDFFIDGTSLSPQSQDTGLYPATCILTGDHLNIRVIQPGQTPPESENIFARFEEDNHWILVETQIESLRDVLLKSKETNMPVQETIIWKALSSLVSYIKSNDVQPNAHLSTDCIKISGSKYYIEILDGTQNDMPVDATANATYEAPEVLTNEDPDTRALVWSIGCIAYEALALEPAYYDPTGTNPFAAYQNVMAGVIPPMPTNGSTELQDLISKCLVANKDNRITLDDLQTLLSSHL